The Takifugu flavidus isolate HTHZ2018 chromosome 21, ASM371156v2, whole genome shotgun sequence genome has a window encoding:
- the gtf2h4 gene encoding general transcription factor IIH subunit 4, producing MKLHVQLQCKNLHQYLKELSPDILDRLYNHPATCLAVYRELPSLAKNFVMRMLFLDQPLPQAAVSLWVNKDNQKDHDECVSVLAGLRLWHSQHLQGGLQGYILNPVFKDNLKIALLGGGRAWADEGGTLGPDRHARDIGSLDRYATERWEVILHFMVGSPCAAVSQDLAQLLVHAGLMKSEAGEPPYITSAGFQFLLLDTASQLWYFTLQYLKTAQSRGMDLVEILSFLFQLSFSTLGRDYSVEGMSDSLLTFLQHLREFGLVFQRKRKSRRYYPTRLAITLATGDSSSSLHTPTASLASTPGSGDSGFIVVETNYRIYAYTNSELQIALVALFSEMLYRFPNVVVAQVTRESVQQAIANGITAQQIIHFLRTRAHPVMLRQTPFLPPTITDQIRLWELERDRLQFTEGVLYNQFLSQTDFEVLRDRAKSLGCLVWQDAAHRVMVVTLWGHSEVKKFWKRQKSQM from the exons ATGAAGCTGCATGTTCAACTGCAGTGCAAGAATCTGCATCAATACCTCAAAGAGTTGAGTCCTGACATTTTGGACAGACTCTACAACCATCCAGCAACATGTCTGGCTGTTTACAG AGAACTGCCGTCTCTGGCAAAGAACTTTGTGATGCGAATGCTGTTCCTCGACCAGCCGCTCCCCCAGGCAGCCGTGTCATTATGGGTCAACAAAGACAATCAGAA GGATCATGATGAATGTGTGTCGGTGCTGGCAGGACTTCGCCTCTGGCACAGTCAGCATCTGCAAGGAGGTCTACAAGGATACATTTTGAATCCAGTCTTTAAAGATAACCTAAAGATTGCCTTGCTTGGAGG GGGCAGAGCATGGGCCGACGAAGGAGGCACTCTGGGTCCAGATCGCCACGCCCGGGACATCGGCAGCCTGGACCGTTACGCCACAGAGCGCTGGGAGGTCATCCTGCATTTCATGGTGGGTTCACCCTGCGCTGCCGTCAGTCAAGACCTGGCGCAGCTGCTGGTTCACGCAGGCCTCATGAAAAG TGAAGCCGGGGAGCCACCTTACATCACCTCAGCTGGTTTCCAGTTCCTCCTGTTGGACACGGCCTCTCAGCTCTGGTACTTCACCCTCCAGTACCTGAAAACTGCTCAG TCTAGAGGAATGGATCTAGTGGAGATCCTGTCATTCCTGTTCCAGCTTAGTTTCTCTACTCTTGGGAGA GATTATTCAGTGGAGGGCATGAGCGACTCATTGCTGACCTTCCTGCAGCACTTACGGGAGTTTGGACTTGTCTTTCAGAGAAAG AGGAAGTCTCGGCGCTACTATCCCACCAGACTGGCCATCACACTAGCCACAGGCgactccagcagctccctgcaCACCCCCACAGCCAGCTTGGCCTCAACTCCTGGTTCTGGTGACTCTGGCTTCATCGTGGTAGAAACAAACTACCGCATCTACGCTTACACCA ATTCAGAACTTCAGATTGCTTTGGTTGCTTTGTTCAGTGAAATGTTGTATCGCTTCCCAAATGTGGTGGTTGCCCAGGTGACCAGGGAGTCAGTACAACAGGCCATAGCCAACGGTATCACTGCTCAGCAG ATTATCCACTTCCTGAGGACGAGGGCTCATCCTGTCATGCTCAGACAG ACTCCGTTTCTTCCTCCAACAATAACTGATCAAATCAGACTGTGGGAGCTGGAGCGAGATCGGCTGCAGTTCACAGAAG GAGTGCTCTATAACCAGTTCCTGTCCCAAACAGACTTTGAGGTGCTGAGAGACAGAGCCAAG AGCTTGGGCTGTCTGGTGTGGCAGGACGCGGCTCACAGGGTCATGGTGGTGACGCTGTGGGGACACAGCGAAGTCAAGAAATTCTGGAAACGACAAAAGTCCCAAATGTAA
- the atat1 gene encoding alpha-tubulin N-acetyltransferase 1 isoform X3, whose product MEFPFDINQLFPERISVLDHTLEAGGKFAGRPDLQACCATVIDELGKASARAQQLPAPVTSASKMKSQRHQLYLLKDGESNGGRGVVTGFLKIGYKKLFLLDLQSVHVEAEPLCVLDFYIVESLQRHGYGLELFDFMLQDKNLDPVLMAYDRPSPKLLSFLANHYHLTENVPQVNNFVVFKSFFLNRSGNIFALFSWVLLLYILSGDNAAFPSAFIAIVS is encoded by the exons ATGGAGTTTCCCTTCGATATTAACCAGCTGTTCCCCGAGAGGATCTCCGTCTTAGACCACACGCTTGAGGCAGGTGGTAAATTTGCTGGGAG GCCCGACCTTCAGGCTTGTTGTGCTACAGTTATTGATGAACTCGGGAAGGCGTCGGCGAGG gcccagcagcttccagcacCTGTCACAAGTGCATCCAAGATGAAGTCGCAGAGACACCAGCTTTATCTACTAAAAGATGGCGAGAGCAACGG AGGACGAGGTGTTGTCACAGGATTTCTCAAGATCGGATACAAGAAGTTGTTCCTGCTT GATCTCCAGAGTGTTCACGTTGAAGCGGAGCCCCTTTGTGTTCTGGATTTCTACATTGTGGAAAGCCTACAGCGACATGGTTATGGACTAGAGCTCTTTGACTTCATGCTGCAG GACAAGAATCTGGACCCAGTTCTGATGGCTTATGACCGGCCGTCTCCTAAATTGCTATCCTTCCTAGCAAATCATTACCATTTGACTGAAAATGTTCCTCAG GTAAATAACTTTGTGGTGTTTAAGAGCTTCTTCCTCAACAGATCAGGTaatatttttgctcttttcagtTGGGTTTTATTGTTATATATCCTGTCGGGGGACAACGCGGCCTTTCCCTCCGCTTTTATTGCTATAGTGTCCTGA
- the atat1 gene encoding alpha-tubulin N-acetyltransferase 1 isoform X1 yields the protein MEFPFDINQLFPERISVLDHTLEAGGKFAGRPDLQACCATVIDELGKASARAQQLPAPVTSASKMKSQRHQLYLLKDGESNGGRGVVTGFLKIGYKKLFLLVSHHVAYCFVPRVVVWLSDVLFEILEVCPLSCVQDLQSVHVEAEPLCVLDFYIVESLQRHGYGLELFDFMLQDKNLDPVLMAYDRPSPKLLSFLANHYHLTENVPQVNNFVVFKSFFLNRSGNIFALFSWVLLLYILSGDNAAFPSAFIAIVS from the exons ATGGAGTTTCCCTTCGATATTAACCAGCTGTTCCCCGAGAGGATCTCCGTCTTAGACCACACGCTTGAGGCAGGTGGTAAATTTGCTGGGAG GCCCGACCTTCAGGCTTGTTGTGCTACAGTTATTGATGAACTCGGGAAGGCGTCGGCGAGG gcccagcagcttccagcacCTGTCACAAGTGCATCCAAGATGAAGTCGCAGAGACACCAGCTTTATCTACTAAAAGATGGCGAGAGCAACGG AGGACGAGGTGTTGTCACAGGATTTCTCAAGATCGGATACAAGAAGTTGTTCCTGCTTGTGAGTCACCACGTCGCTTATTGCTTTGTCCCCAGGGTGGTGGTTTGGCTTTCAGATGTTCTGTTTGAAATTCTGGAAGTATGCCCTCTGTCTTGTGTTCAGGATCTCCAGAGTGTTCACGTTGAAGCGGAGCCCCTTTGTGTTCTGGATTTCTACATTGTGGAAAGCCTACAGCGACATGGTTATGGACTAGAGCTCTTTGACTTCATGCTGCAG GACAAGAATCTGGACCCAGTTCTGATGGCTTATGACCGGCCGTCTCCTAAATTGCTATCCTTCCTAGCAAATCATTACCATTTGACTGAAAATGTTCCTCAG GTAAATAACTTTGTGGTGTTTAAGAGCTTCTTCCTCAACAGATCAGGTaatatttttgctcttttcagtTGGGTTTTATTGTTATATATCCTGTCGGGGGACAACGCGGCCTTTCCCTCCGCTTTTATTGCTATAGTGTCCTGA
- the LOC130518404 gene encoding uncharacterized protein LOC130518404 isoform X1, whose translation MAAEDKDLTEPAARSLSPGQLQSLFKMEPKTLGAIQIIIAALILCLSASVLQIHEVHFTGDVALFLVVVIQVTLSGSVLVHCGRKPSLFWVKCMLVLHLISAAFATAALGLMSKHLPYRQDSYHCEHCRRLELHAVQHCFRKCTGLIEQKCKLLIDGILGTLVIFLVLELLICITAMLFGLSVLAAGGNQASSQSPAYPQTRPPPVPAVPTVQTAPRPAQVAVVVTEPMSEVVEDISTPPSEPVEAPESGISQA comes from the exons ATGGCTGCCGAAGACAAAGACCTCACGGAGCCTGCAGCCAGGAGCCTCTCCCCTGGCCAGCTGCAGTCTCTCTTCAAAATGGAGCCCAAAACTCTGGGG GCAATCCAAATCATCATTGCTGCTTTGATTCTTTGTCTCAGTGCCTCTGTCCTCCAGATCCACGAGGTCCACTTTACAGGAGATGTGGCCCTTTTCCTCGTCGTTGTCATACAG GTGACTTTATCTGGTTCAGTGCTGGTCCACTGTGGAAGAAAACCTTCTCTGTTTTGG GTCAAATGTATGCTGGTGCTGCACCTCATCAGTGCTGCATTTGCCACTGCTGCCCTGGGTCTGATGTCCAAACACCTCCCCTATCGCCAGGATTCGTACCACTGTGAACATTGCCGCAGGCTGGAGCTGCACGCAGTG CAACATTGTTTCAGGAAATGCACCGGGCTGATCGAGCAAAAGTGTAAA CTGTTGATCGATGGGATTCTGGGCACTTTAGTGATTTTTctggttctggagctgctgatcTGTATCACGGCCATGTTGTTTGGACTCAGCGTCTTAGCTGCTGGTGGAAACCAG gctTCCAGTCAGAGCCCAGCCTACCCACAGACTCGCCCCCCACCTGTTCCTGCCGTGCCGACAGTCCAAACTGCTCCCAGACCAGCTCAG GTAGCGGTTGTTGTCACTGAACCCATGTCAGAAGTGGTAGAGGAcatctccacccccccctccgAACCTGTGGAAGCACCTGAAAGTGGAATCAGCCAAGcctaa
- the LOC130518404 gene encoding uncharacterized protein LOC130518404 isoform X2: MAAEDKDLTEPAARSLSPGQLQSLFKMEPKTLGAIQIIIAALILCLSASVLQIHEVHFTGDVALFLVVVIQVTLSGSVLVHCGRKPSLFWVKCMLVLHLISAAFATAALGLMSKHLPYRQDSYHCEHCRRLELHAVLLIDGILGTLVIFLVLELLICITAMLFGLSVLAAGGNQASSQSPAYPQTRPPPVPAVPTVQTAPRPAQVAVVVTEPMSEVVEDISTPPSEPVEAPESGISQA; encoded by the exons ATGGCTGCCGAAGACAAAGACCTCACGGAGCCTGCAGCCAGGAGCCTCTCCCCTGGCCAGCTGCAGTCTCTCTTCAAAATGGAGCCCAAAACTCTGGGG GCAATCCAAATCATCATTGCTGCTTTGATTCTTTGTCTCAGTGCCTCTGTCCTCCAGATCCACGAGGTCCACTTTACAGGAGATGTGGCCCTTTTCCTCGTCGTTGTCATACAG GTGACTTTATCTGGTTCAGTGCTGGTCCACTGTGGAAGAAAACCTTCTCTGTTTTGG GTCAAATGTATGCTGGTGCTGCACCTCATCAGTGCTGCATTTGCCACTGCTGCCCTGGGTCTGATGTCCAAACACCTCCCCTATCGCCAGGATTCGTACCACTGTGAACATTGCCGCAGGCTGGAGCTGCACGCAGTG CTGTTGATCGATGGGATTCTGGGCACTTTAGTGATTTTTctggttctggagctgctgatcTGTATCACGGCCATGTTGTTTGGACTCAGCGTCTTAGCTGCTGGTGGAAACCAG gctTCCAGTCAGAGCCCAGCCTACCCACAGACTCGCCCCCCACCTGTTCCTGCCGTGCCGACAGTCCAAACTGCTCCCAGACCAGCTCAG GTAGCGGTTGTTGTCACTGAACCCATGTCAGAAGTGGTAGAGGAcatctccacccccccctccgAACCTGTGGAAGCACCTGAAAGTGGAATCAGCCAAGcctaa
- the atat1 gene encoding alpha-tubulin N-acetyltransferase 1 isoform X2 gives MEFPFDINQLFPERISVLDHTLEAGGKFAGRPDLQACCATVIDELGKASARAQQLPAPVTSASKMKSQRHQLYLLKDGESNGGRGVVTGFLKIGYKKLFLLVSHHVAYCFVPRVVVWLSDVLFEILEVCPLSCVQDLQSVHVEAEPLCVLDFYIVESLQRHGYGLELFDFMLQDKNLDPVLMAYDRPSPKLLSFLANHYHLTENVPQVNNFVVFKSFFLNRSVH, from the exons ATGGAGTTTCCCTTCGATATTAACCAGCTGTTCCCCGAGAGGATCTCCGTCTTAGACCACACGCTTGAGGCAGGTGGTAAATTTGCTGGGAG GCCCGACCTTCAGGCTTGTTGTGCTACAGTTATTGATGAACTCGGGAAGGCGTCGGCGAGG gcccagcagcttccagcacCTGTCACAAGTGCATCCAAGATGAAGTCGCAGAGACACCAGCTTTATCTACTAAAAGATGGCGAGAGCAACGG AGGACGAGGTGTTGTCACAGGATTTCTCAAGATCGGATACAAGAAGTTGTTCCTGCTTGTGAGTCACCACGTCGCTTATTGCTTTGTCCCCAGGGTGGTGGTTTGGCTTTCAGATGTTCTGTTTGAAATTCTGGAAGTATGCCCTCTGTCTTGTGTTCAGGATCTCCAGAGTGTTCACGTTGAAGCGGAGCCCCTTTGTGTTCTGGATTTCTACATTGTGGAAAGCCTACAGCGACATGGTTATGGACTAGAGCTCTTTGACTTCATGCTGCAG GACAAGAATCTGGACCCAGTTCTGATGGCTTATGACCGGCCGTCTCCTAAATTGCTATCCTTCCTAGCAAATCATTACCATTTGACTGAAAATGTTCCTCAG GTAAATAACTTTGTGGTGTTTAAGAGCTTCTTCCTCAACAGATCAG TTCACTAG